One Papaver somniferum cultivar HN1 chromosome 10, ASM357369v1, whole genome shotgun sequence genomic window carries:
- the LOC113316136 gene encoding auxin response factor 2-like, producing MPSQQTSQHTPTKRHVSKSPAIKKKQKNQPSIELDEEHDTLEALSDDDEECGETDTDLDEEEPDRYEEGKSDRQNYDDAEGEEVKEWTCDIGEKVVEVERGRGLLSKMMGCVGAEGLNLEGICPDIIKDPTSLEQVLLCKSRDERDGIYGALWNACAGPSVKIPRIGEKVFYFPQGHLEQVEAYTNQRTSSQMPVYDLPSKILCRVIYVQLKAEMESDEVFAQVTLVPDSKQDEPGINKEKLLFPPKNTKVYSFCKILTPSDTSTHGGFSVLRRHANECLPPLDMSQQPPCQELVAKDLHGVEWRFRHIYRGQPKRHLLTSGWSTFVNSKKLVAGDTFIFIRAEDGELRVGFRRASSKMQSYPSTSVISSHTMQLGILATASHALSTGSMFSVYYRPRTSPSEFLIPYKQYMNSVRSSFAVGTRFKMRIDREEAPEERPSGTLVGIEEDDPVHWPCSQWKCLVAHWDEPSSSVPRPLRISPWMIEPLSAATNMQQVQSRTKRLRTSQASPDESSTLCNDAPSLGLSLGSTEHAPPLPGQSSGVFHGQENGQIPSNPNLIPPRNYNWGQNPFPFQRNDPFYMDPGNNLPINCAYQDVSRFGSNFHPPLFSTCNDSSNSGFSENRSVPQFSFPSSGFPGMMGHAHDEVPMHQQRDSSPCMLFGVDLVKIPMGTTPASEMSFPQFFHDNCHVPHFGMVDSDQISDSSKITNPSYSSGSGSGVEKPCQSCSNTPTKFYKGISTSSSKDLH from the exons ATGCCTAGTCAGCAGACATCTCAGCATACCCCCACAAAGAGACATGTTTCAAAATCACCTGCAataaagaagaaacagaagaaccAACCATCaattgaacttgatgaggaaCATGATACATTGGAAGCATT atctgatgatgatgaagaatgcgGTGAAACTGATACTGACTTGGATGAAGAAGAACCTGACAGATATGAAGAAGGCAAAAGTGATCGCCAAAATTATGATGATGCAGAAGGTGAGGAAGTGAAAGAATGGACTTGTGACATAGGTGAGAAAGTTGTTGAAGTAG AGAGAGGCAGAGGTTTATTGTCAAAGATGATGGGCTGTGTGGGAGCAGAAGGATTGAATTTAGAGGGTATATGTCCTGATATCATCAAAGACCCTACTTCCTTAGAACAAGTCTTACTCTGCAAATCCAGAG ACGAAAGAGATGGAATATATGGCGCATTATGGAATGCATGTGCTGGACCCTCCGTTAAAATTCCACGTATAGGAGAGAAAGTTTTTTATTTCCCACAAGGTCACTTAGAACAG GTCGAAGCATATACAAATCAACGAACCAGTTCTCAAATGCCTGTTTATGATCTACCATCAAAGATTCTCTGCAGAGTTATATATGTACAACTTAAG GCTGAAATGGAATCAGATGAAGTGTTTGCTCAAGTGACACTAGTTCCGGACTCGAAG CAAGATGAACCTGGAATAAACAAAGAGAAACTTCTTTTTCCTCCTAAGAACACTAAAGTTTACTCCTTTTGCAAGATACTTACTCCATCTGATACAAGTACTCATGGAGGATTTTCGGTTCTTAGACGACATGCTAATGAATGTCTTCCACCTTTG gacATGAGCCAGCAACCACCATGTCAAGAGTTGGTGGCAAAAGATTTGCATGGGGTAGAATGGCGCTTCCGCCATATTTATCGTG GTCAACCCAAGAGGCACTTGCTTACAAGTGGTTGGAGTACATTTGTGAACTCAAAGAAACTTGTTGCTGGTGATACCTTTATTTTCATAAG GGCAGAAGATGGGGAGCTTCGCGTTGGGTTTCGCCGTGCTTCAAGTAAGATGCAAAGTTATCCATCAACATCAGTCATAAGCAGTCACACCATGCAGCTTGGCATACTCGCAACTGCTTCGCATGCACTTTCAACTGGATCCATGTTCAGTGTTTACTATCGTCCAAG GACAAGCCCATCAGAGTTCTTGATCCCATATAAGCAATACATGAATAGCGTAAGAAGCAGTTTTGCAGTTGGGACTAGATTTAAAATGAGGATTGACAGGGAAGAAGCTCCAGAAGAAAG ACCTTCAGGCACCTTAGTTGGTATCGAAGAGGATGATCCTGTTCACTGGCCCTGCTCGCAATGGAAATGTCTCGTC GCTCATTGGGATGAACCATCTTCCTCCGTGCCACGTCCACTTCGGATTTCTCCATGGATGATTGAACCACTTTCAGCTGCGACTAACATGCAACAGGTTCAATCCCGAACAAAGAGACTTAGAACCAGTCAAGCATCACCAGATGAATCATCTACACTGTGCAATGATG CTCCTTCATTAGGACTATCCTTAGGTTCGACTGAGCATGCACCACCACTGCCAGGGCAGTCTTCAGGGGTCTTTCATGGTCAAGAAAATGGACAAATTCCATCAAACCCAAATTTGATACCTCCAAGGAACTATAACTGGGGTCAGAACCCGTTCCCGTTTCAAAGAAATGATCCTTTTTATATGGATCCTGGAAATAATTTACCAATTAATTGTGCATATCAAGATGTGTCACGATTCGGTAGCAACTTTCATCCACCCCTATTTTCAACATGTAATGACAGTAGCAATTCTGGATTTAGTGAGAACCGGTCAGTTCCTCAATTCAGTTTCCCAAGTTCTGGTTTCCCAGGAATGATGGGCCATGCACACGATGAAGTACCAATGCATCAGCAAAGAGACAGTAGCCCCTGCATGCTTTTTGGTGTTGATTTAGTAAAGATTCCAATGGGAACAACTCCAGCTTCAGAAATGAGTTTCCCACAATTCTTTCATGACAATTGTCATGTTCCACATTTCGGCATGGTGGATTCTGATCAAATTTCCGACTCATCTAAGATCACGAATCCTTCATATTCTAGTGGATCTGGAAGTGGTGTCGAAAAGCCATGCCAGAGCTGTTCCAATACCCCCACCAAATTTTATAAG GGAATTTCGACGAGTAGTTCAAAAGATCTACATTAG